CAGCAGCTTACGGCGTCCGAGCCGATCTCCGAGTGAGCCCATTGTGATCAGAAACCCCGAAAGCATGAAGCCGTAAATGTCCATGATCCAGAGCTGTTCTGTACTGTCAGCGCCGATAGAGACGCTTATGTGAGGAAGTGCGAGAATCATTACGGACAAGTCTATCGAAACGAGCAGTGCAGGCAATGAAAGCACGGCAAGTCCGATCCATTCGTTCAAACCGGCCCGGTTACTCGATTCAAACACAGCATCTATCATTGCTCGTCCAGAGCCTTTCCGAGCTGATCCAACATCACCTTTGTTCCGTGCTCACGCTGTTCAGGCGTATCGAGACCGTCCAGAAAAACGCCCTGCTCGGTATAGATCAAGCGCGTGCCGCCGTCCACAGAGTCGAATTCTACCGTCGTCACAGAGACAGACATCCGCTTGTCTTCCATGTCCAGCGAGTAAGAGTATACAATTCGCGTATTCTGAACGATTTCCTGATAGCAGGCATCGAATGTGTAAACGGGTCCCCCAGGAGGACCACCACGATTGAATTCGCGGCCACCTACGCGAAAGTCGAACTCTTCGGCTTTAGGAAACCAACTGGCTTTGGCTGCTTGACCCGCCCATGCAGCGAATACATGAGCAGGGGAATGCTTATAGTTCCTTTCGATGACAAATGTGGAATGTTTGGCAGATCTTTCACTCACAGTCAAAACCTCCTTATCCGGGCTCTTCCGGATGCTCATCTAAATATTCACCAAGTCGGTCGAGGTGGCAATCCATACTCGATTTTCTCTCGGCGAAAAATTTCTCATGCTTCATTCTCATCGTCCGTATGATGTTCATGAAATGCTCAACGGTAAACGGTTCGTTCCTTTGCATCCGACTCGATACATTCTCAAGCTCATGCAAGAGTTTCTGCTGCATGAGGATACTTTCTTTCAGGCTATCTATTTGAATGGTAACAATGTCTGACAGGCTGAGCTGGTCTCCGGCCATAACGGCTTTAATCTGCTCCAGTGATAGCCCCAACTCCTTTAAGGACAAAATTTGCTGTAGGCGTGAAATGTCCTTTTCAGTGTAGAGTCTGTATCCGGATGGCGAATAGCCGGATGGAGAAAACAAGCCTATCTGATCGTAAAAACGTAAAGTCCGTATCGTAATTCCCGCTATTTTCGCAAGTTCTCCGACTTTCCAATGACTTTTCATGATCAGCCCCTTTCTTGATCGCTAGCGTTTCACCGGTACCTTCACTATAAACGGTTACGTTACGTAATGGTCAAGGCGTCATTTGAAGTTTCTTCCAATGGGAAACCCTAAGAGTCTAAAACTTTATGATCTCGAAACATTTCTAAGCCCTTCTTCCTGCTTTTTTGTTTACAATAGATAACAGATTGTTGAATTGGTTTGAAAGGATGTCGTACATGAGTAAAACAGTTGTACTGGCAGAAAAGCCTTCGGTTGGACGCGACATTGCCAAAGTATTGCAGTGTCACAAAAAAGGAAACGGCTTTTTTGAAGGAGATAAATATATTGTCACGTGGGCGCTCGGGCATTTGGTCACCCTCGCTGATCCCGAAGCGTACGGGCAGCAATTCAGCTCGTGGCGAATCGAGGATTTGCCGATTATGCCGTCCCCATTGCGCTTGGTCGTAATCAAGGAAAGCAACAGGCAATTCCAGGTCGTCAAACAACAATTGCGACGCAACGATGTCGGGCAGATCGTCATTGCAACCGATGCAGGGCGTGAAGGAGAGCTCGTTGCCCGGTGGATTCTCGAGCTGGTTCACGTGAATAAACCAATCAAGCGTCTGTGGATTTCCTCGGTGACAGATAAGGCGATCCGCGAAGGCTTCCGCAATCTGAAGGAAGGCAAAAATTATGAAAACTTGTTTGCCTCCGCTGCTGCTCGTGCAGAAGCAGATTGGCTCGTAGGAATCAATGCCACCCGCGCCTTGACGTGCAAGCATAACGCCCAGCTCTCATGCGGTCGTGTCCAGACGCCAACACTCGCCATTGTGGCAACGAGAGAAGAGGAGATTCGTCGCTTTACGCCCAAGCCATTTTACGGACTGTCTGCGGTGGCCCAAGGTCCGATTCAGCTCCAATGGCAAGATCAGCAAACGAAGGAAGTCAAAACGTTTTCCAAAGAGAAAGCGGATCAGCTCACAGCTTCGCTCAAACAGGAGAAAAATGCAGAAGTCATCGAGATTACTCGTGCGCACAAAAAGACGTATGCACCGCAGCTGTACGATTTGACGGAGCTGCAACGGGATGCCAACCGGATGTTTGGCTACTCGCCAAAGC
The window above is part of the Brevibacillus antibioticus genome. Proteins encoded here:
- a CDS encoding SRPBCC family protein, whose product is MSERSAKHSTFVIERNYKHSPAHVFAAWAGQAAKASWFPKAEEFDFRVGGREFNRGGPPGGPVYTFDACYQEIVQNTRIVYSYSLDMEDKRMSVSVTTVEFDSVDGGTRLIYTEQGVFLDGLDTPEQREHGTKVMLDQLGKALDEQ
- a CDS encoding MerR family transcriptional regulator; its protein translation is MKSHWKVGELAKIAGITIRTLRFYDQIGLFSPSGYSPSGYRLYTEKDISRLQQILSLKELGLSLEQIKAVMAGDQLSLSDIVTIQIDSLKESILMQQKLLHELENVSSRMQRNEPFTVEHFMNIIRTMRMKHEKFFAERKSSMDCHLDRLGEYLDEHPEEPG